Part of the Miscanthus floridulus cultivar M001 unplaced genomic scaffold, ASM1932011v1 fs_844_1_2, whole genome shotgun sequence genome, TCACGTGGAGGCCATCGAAGCCTTCATCTTTTTTCAGATTGACCTAACGAGTCGGTTGTAATAGTAAAAAAGACTCGGATAATGACACCAACTTACAGTTGACGCCTGCAACTTTGCGGCTAAATCTCAATTCGGCTTTAAGATACCTGTCTTAAACATTATTCTTTCTGATATAGCTAATCCATCTGATGAGAGCACAACTTCAATGCTGATTGCTTTTGTCTTTTGTTCTATCTTGAGGGTTCTGCTAAAAGCATGTTTGGTTTGGCTTCCCACAGCTCCGGCTCCGCTGCGCGCGTCCTGTGCTCCACGGTATATTACTGTTTTTGGTACTGGAAGGGCTCCGGCTCAGCTGTGCACCAGACAGGAGCTGGAGGAGCCCGTGATTAGAAGCTCCGCCACAGTACATGCACAGTGACAGAGCCGGAGCTGGAGCCATCGGGAGCTCCACCAAAGATGCCCTAAGTAGTCGATGAGTAGTCCACTAGACTAGTCAATTTAGTTAAGTAGTCGTCAGTTTGTAATTTTGGTTAGTTTCCCTATCTTTTGTTATGTGCATTCCCTTATCTTTCTTTTGTTAGCTTAAAACATTTTTTTGCTCTGAATTtgttgattcaatagttatcctCATGTCAGAATCTGTAACATATTTTAACACATGTTTGTCTAACATATTTTAACCCACATGTTAGTCTTAATGTTTGTGTCGTCATGTAAATCACCATAACTACACATGATCATACAATGATTATACACAGGGCACATACGATTGATGATCCTTACAAAGTCGTGCTTCTATCGGCAATGTCGAAAGGATACCACAGGAAAACGTTAGGCACTTAGGCTCACATAAGCAGATAAGCTCAAAGCCAATTCATTTGATTCAACTGCCACCCACAATGTTCTAGTTGACGACCTTAGCCTAGATCGTACCAGCCAGACATGCTTAGTCCATTTAAAAGCAGGATGTGGTTGCTAAGCAGTGACAGAGGCAGGAATATTTTATAGGTGTGCCAGGTTTATAAAGGTCAAACATGTATAATGTAAGGGAGACGCTAGCGCCTGAACGTCCGACCTCAAGTGTCGTCTAGACCTCAAGTCTTGCccgcttgtaacccctactacaaactagtgccgataacacgagcagcagcacactggacgtagggacattccgtccgaaccagtataaatccttgtgtcctctgagcacaccatccgggccatacgcgtagatacaaatttactggccggtggttcgaaacaccgacagttggagcgctaggtaggggctttttgcgcgtctcgacgttcacatcaggcctcagatggctggTCATGGCGTCAGTTGGGTCCCGGGCACGCGcgtgcgcttcgggaacctagacttcgtcgtcacgacggagggagagttggcgtaggccTCTGCTGTCGTCCAGCCTCGACGCGATCGTCGATGCGCTTGAGGAGCTACGATTGCACGCGCCGGAGGCCCGTGTCCTCGGGAGCGACCGGCTCCTCGGCTTCGAAtacgggaggctagagcaccagctcgacgccttcctgggaccccgaccgtcccggGAGGACCTGCGCTGCcttaccttctcgttcgccaatgtcatgacgcAGCTTGTCGGGGGGGGGGACCGCTCTCCCTGGAATACCTCGTCCGAAGCGCCTCAACAGCATTCATGTTTGGTCTGCGCAACGCCGCAAGGACCGTTGGCCACCTCGTGGCGCAGTGCATGcacccatcccctacgaacgacgagttcgtggggatgaccgaatacgtcGCGGAATCTTTTCACGACCTTCTCGCGGGAGATTCAGAGTcgccctccgactctgactccagcaggggaagccatcacccctcgcaagAATGCTTTATGgcaggtaccctcgagggacgcatcgaaagcatccacaagggagGGGATACCCCACCAAACGACCTTAACGACGAGGTCGAGGGAGATGCAGGGGCCCTACCTCgcctgcgggtggagcagctgagggcgcgACACAGGGAACTTGAGGATGCGTGACTCCAGCTAGAGCAGAAGCGTGCGAagctcgagcaagagatcgaACGCCACGGAGACGATGGGCATGcgcgcgccatggcccgcgatgtgaaccgaaggatcatcgaggacgatggaGCCCTCCCAAACTTCGCCTGGGCgagccagaacattgccgccatGGCGGCGTTGCTCTGAGGGCTTTCGGAGCCCGCGACAcctgaggatcgtcgggcccatcgcgagattcgcacgctgctcgagcgcgcggcggtgcagcaggcggaaagctcgCTTTCTCGGCGAcacgagctcgacgccagtcagCATGTGCCCTCGGGACGACATGTCAGGGATGTGTTTGTCCACTAGGCGCCGCGCGCCAGCGGGGGACGCGTCGTGGCCCCGatgcatgagcatctcggcctccaccatgacgCACGTAACACCTTGGATGCCCGTAGGCGTGGACGAAGCAGCGAGAGAGAGGAAGCCAGCCGCGGCTATCACCCTCGTCGCGGTAGACGCTACAACAGCGGTGAGGACTGGAGCCCAAGCCCTGACCTACCGGGGCCTTAGGCCTTTGTCCAACACATCCTAAACGTCGCcttcccaccacggtaccgaccgccgaccaacgtcccaaaatactctggggaaacggACCCcagactgtggctcgaggattactggcttgcttgccaagccgatggagcagataatgacagtttcatcatccacaaccttccattgttcctagccgattcggcgcgaacatggttggagcaccttccgcctGACCGGATTCAAAGTTGGacggacctaaaggagattttcatgggaaacttctagggcacctacacgCATCCTGGAAACTCATAGGATCTAaaaaactaccgacagaagtCCAGGGAAACTCTTTGTAAGTACATCCGGCGCTTTtctcgatagtgcaacgagctacccgaCGTCGCCAACATCGATGTTAtcggagccttcctgtctaggatcacctgcgagtccctagttcacaagctaggacgcaagggcccatgaaccaccaaggagctcctcgacatcgccaccaaccacgcctcgggtgaggaggcggtcggagagATTTTTGACcgcccaagggcaaggcaaagcgggacaaggacactggcaaaggcgcctccaaccgccccaacaagaagaagaacaagcagcggcacgagggctcgctcgtggctgcTCCCGACCACAAGGGGGATCAAAaacccaccgagggtaccccagaccacttcgagaatctgctcgaagggccatgcccgaaccatgccttccccgtcaagcacctatacaaggactgcgccctcatgaagcggttcctaTCCGATGGCTCTAGCAAGGGGAGCATAGAAAGGAGCCCAAGCCAGCGGCAGACGATGtcgaggggaaggacggtggTTTTTCGATgccggatggctacctcatgatcttctgACGGTTGGCGGCCTACGACTCTAAGCGCCGCTAGAAGCTTGCGCAccatgaggtctatacggccgagccggccacgccttccttcctccgatggtcagagtccgccatcacctttgatcagaccgaccacccAGAAAGCGTCCCGTAGCCGGGAAGATACCCGTTCATGGTCGACTCAATTGtcggcatgaagcggctcaccaaggtactgatggatggaggcagcggcctcaacatcatgtacgctaagacgctcgatgccatgggcatcaaccGATCGCACATCCGACCGATcggggcacctttccatggcatcgtgcctaaaaaacaggccatgccactcgggcaaatcgatctacccatcacctttaggaatccgaccaattataggatggagacccttaccttcgaggtggtcgggttccacgagacctaccacaccatcctaggacgtccatgctacatgaagttcatggccgtcctcaACTACAcgtatctaaagttgaagatgtcgggtccatatggggtcatcaccatagtTACCTCCATCCAGCgcgcctacgagtgtgaggtcgagtgctgcgaacatgccacggcgattgtcgcctccaaagaggtcACGCCATTAGGGAGGAGATCATCGAAGGAGCGCCCGACCCCAAGTGGTCGCCTGGGTCTTTTGAGCCCctagagggcgccaaggaggtcctcatagaccctagcggctccaagggcaacatggtgcgcatcggcaccacgcttgccttcaaataggaaagcgcgctcatcgacttcctctgcgccaacAGAGATATCATTGCATGGAGACCCtcagatatgctaggcattctgagagaagtcatcgagcacgccttgaagattaggccaagctccaagccggtgaaacagcgcctatgtcgcttcgacgaggagaagctcagggccatcggtgaggagattgtgaagcttttggctGGTGGATTCGTCAAGGAGGTGTATCACcctaagtggttagccaatcccgttcttgtaagaaaaaagagtaggaaatggagaatgtgtgttgactacatgggtctcaacaaagcatgtccagaggatccatttcctttgtcgtgcatagaccaagtagtcgactcgacctcagggtgcgaaaccctttgcttccttgatgcgtactccgggtaccatcaaatcacgaagAAAGAGGCTGATCAActcacgacatcttttatcaccccatttggatcgttctgctatgtcacaatgtcgtTCAGTCTAAAAAACACGGGGGCTACATattagcattgtatgctcaagtgttttggggacctcatcgggcaaaccattgaggcctacatagatgacatcatggtcaagtccaaacaggcTCACCAGCTTGTAGCCGACCTAGAGtagacctttgcgaaactctgagcaaatggcatcaaactcaaccctgagaaatgcgtttttggggtcccaaggggtatgctgctgggttttatcatctccgagcatggcatcgaagccaacccagagaataTCTCGGCcgtcacaaggatgggcctgattcagaacataaaggggtatatcgagttatagggtgcctagccacgctcagccgctttatctcatgcctcgacgaacgaggtctccccctctatcagcttctaaagaaggccgactGTTTTGAATGGaccccgaggcctaggaggcacttgacaaggtcaaacagctcctgacaaaggccctGGTCCTAGCCCCCCAATGATggggaaccacttctgctctacattgcggccaccacataAGTGGTCAGCGTCTACCTAgtggtagagcgggaagaagagggacacgccctcaaagtacagcatcctgtgtacttcattagcgaggtcttgtccgattccaagactcgctacccccaaatctaggaACTCCTGTACaccatccttatcgccaagaggaagttgtgtcactacttcgagtcacacccggtgatggtcgtgacgtccttccctctcgacGAGGTCATACAAAACTGgaatgccacaggaagaatcgtgaagtgggcactcgagctaatgggtcagggcatttcgtatgcccctcggatggccatcaagtcccaagtgttggcCGATTTCATCGTagaatggaccaagatccaaatgcCACTAGTAGCCGTCGACCAAGAGCCCTGGACGATGTACTTTAATGGATCACCGATGAAGAAAGACGCCaacgtggggctggtctttgtttcacccctcggggtacgcatgaggtacatgattCGTTGTACATTTCcttgcctccaacaatgtggccaagtatgaggcactcatcaatggcctatgcatcgtcatcgagttgggcatctgatgGCTTGACGTCTAGGGTGACTCCcaactggtcatcgaccaagtcatgaaggagtcaagctgccacaacaccaagatgactgtgtattgccgagaagtctgccagctggaggacaagtttgatggtctcgagctcaatcacatcctgaggtggctcAACAAAGCGGCCGACGCGCTGGCGAAAATGGCGTTCGGTCGAGAGCCGGTGTCGATGGGCGTCTTCTCTAGCGattagtacaagccctcggtccaccATGAGGAGCCAGAATAGACCGGTGACATGCCGCCTATCCTGGGCCTCGGGGCTAACCGACCGTCGGCTCCATCCAACCCTGAAGTCATGGAACTTGGCAAGGATCCAGCGGCAGAGCTCAACCCTCTAGCCGactggaggacgccttacctcgactacctcctccatgaggcgctgccgatggacaaaatggaggctcggtggctcacacgtcgtgccaagtccttcgtcgtTATTGAGGAtgagctctacaagcgaagccatatTGGGATCCTACAATGCTACATCCCCattgaacaa contains:
- the LOC136533293 gene encoding uncharacterized protein gives rise to the protein MPPILGLGANRPSAPSNPEVMELGKDPAAELNPLADWRTPYLDYLLHEALPMDKMEARWLTRRAKSFVVIEDELYKRSHIGILQCYIPIEQGKQLLRDIHGGVYGYHAAPRNLVKNVFR